One Thiohalomonas denitrificans DNA window includes the following coding sequences:
- a CDS encoding PilT/PilU family type 4a pilus ATPase: protein MEFDSLLKLMVHKNASDLFITAGIPPSMKISGKIGPVAKGSLTPDQAKQICYGIMNTEQRAEFEARRESNFALSRSGIGRFRVNVFQQRNQVGMVLRKIETKIPTFDDLDLPDVLRELTMTKRGIVLFVGGTGSGKSTSLAAMVDHRNTQSTGHIITIEDPIEYIHQHKGCIVTQREVGIDTDTFEDALINTLRQAPDVILIGEIRHRETMEHAIAFAETGHLCLATLHANNANQAMDRVINFFPEDRRPQLLMDLSLNMKAVIAQRLIPKKDGIGRRAAVEVMINTPLMADLIHKGEVHQMKELMKKSGEQGMQTFDQALYNLYMEGSISFEDATRNADSPNEVRIMAKLGAAESSEDLTKGLEGLTLEETTDEDGPGGLIR from the coding sequence ATGGAATTCGACTCGCTTTTAAAATTGATGGTGCACAAGAACGCCTCGGATCTGTTCATCACCGCCGGCATACCGCCGAGTATGAAGATCTCGGGCAAGATCGGGCCGGTTGCCAAGGGCAGCTTGACGCCCGACCAGGCCAAGCAGATTTGCTACGGCATCATGAATACCGAGCAGAGGGCGGAATTCGAAGCAAGGCGCGAAAGCAATTTCGCCTTGAGCCGCTCCGGTATCGGGCGGTTCCGTGTCAACGTCTTTCAGCAGCGCAATCAGGTAGGTATGGTGCTGCGCAAAATAGAGACCAAGATCCCGACGTTTGATGATCTGGATCTGCCGGACGTCCTGCGCGAACTGACCATGACCAAGCGCGGTATCGTCCTGTTTGTGGGTGGCACCGGTTCCGGTAAATCCACCTCGCTGGCGGCCATGGTGGACCACCGCAATACCCAGAGTACGGGTCATATCATCACCATCGAAGACCCTATCGAGTACATTCACCAGCACAAGGGGTGCATCGTGACCCAACGGGAGGTGGGCATCGATACCGACACCTTCGAGGATGCACTCATCAACACACTGCGCCAGGCGCCTGATGTCATTTTGATTGGCGAGATCCGTCACCGCGAGACCATGGAGCATGCCATTGCCTTCGCCGAGACCGGCCACCTCTGCCTGGCGACTCTCCATGCCAATAACGCCAACCAGGCCATGGATCGCGTGATCAACTTCTTCCCGGAGGATCGCCGGCCGCAGCTGTTGATGGACCTTTCGCTGAACATGAAAGCGGTCATCGCGCAGCGCCTGATCCCGAAAAAGGATGGCATCGGCCGGCGGGCCGCGGTTGAGGTGATGATCAACACACCACTGATGGCCGACCTGATCCACAAGGGCGAAGTCCATCAGATGAAGGAGCTGATGAAAAAGTCCGGCGAACAGGGCATGCAGACCTTTGACCAGGCGCTATACAACCTTTATATGGAGGGATCCATTAGCTTCGAAGACGCCACTCGCAACGCCGACTCACCCAACGAGGTTCGTATCATGGCGAAACTCGGTGCCGCCGAATCATCCGAAGATCTCACCAAAGGCCTCGAAGGCCTGACCTTGGAGGAGACCACCGATGAAGACGGTCCGGGCGGGTTGATTCGCTGA